The genome window TTTCGTTGGGTTCAATCCTCCGTCAAGCGGATTGTACAATCCTTGGATCAGCGGCGCCGCCGGCACGCGATGCGGCCCGCGGTGCGCGCCCAGGGACGCGGCGCCCACACGCCTCCGTGATACACGGCGCACTCGCCCGTGGCGGAACTGGCGACGGCGGAAAACCCGGCCGTTCCCTCGGCCTGCAGGCGCACGCGGATCGTGGTCGGCGGCCGCAGGCGCAGATCGTCGAGCGACGCCGTGTACCTGCCGTGCGAGGCGCGGTACGAGGCCTGGGCCTGCGTCACGGCGCGCAGCACGGCCGTCAGTTCCGCATCCGTCTGGCTCGCCGCCCCCGCTGGAGCGGGCCGGACCAGAGTCGTTATCAACAGGCAGAGCAGGGCGAACGCATCCATGACGAAACGCGGGTTCGGGGGATCGCGGAACGCACAAAGAGTACACTCAAACTCCGATGTCCGCAACGTTCACTTTTGCAGACACAGACGTGTTTTTCCGCTGATTGCTAAGCGTCAATTCGGGAGCTTCTATCGTGTTGCAGTCGGCGGAGATCCGTCTCGATGGCGCAGCGGTGGCGGGATGCGAATCGCCCGCGAACAGCGCACGGCGACCTTGTACGGGCAGTGGTCGGCACGATCGGGGGGCGTCAGAGCAGGCCGGCGACATGGGCCGTGCACGTGGAGCGGGCAGCGGCATGCGCGGTGGCCGGGGAAGGTAGTGGCGGCCAACTCTCATTGAGCGAATAAATCCGCCACTCAAACAGCGGTAACCCCCGACACCGGCCGCTGGCGCGTCCGGTTCGGGGCTTCAACAGCCTCGGGACTACGATGGTCACGGCAGCGGCACGCTCCGGCGCCACCGGCGAGCACGGCGGAGCGACGCGGGCACGCCTCGGCGGATCGCGAGAGGATTTCCTGCAGCGCGAAATTCCAGCCGGCGGCGTGTTCAGGATGTTGCCCGAACGGTGCTGGTGGGCGGCCGAATTTCGACATCGGAGGGCCGGACGCAGTTGAAGCCTCGATCGTGGACGCGACAGCGGCCACGAGTCGGGGCTTACCGCTGTTTGAGCGGCGGATTCATTCGCTCAGGAGACTCGCGGCGCCGCGTCGATCCTCATCAATGAACCCATGCTCTCTTCCGTGACATCCGCGCACCTCGCATCAACCCGCACGGCATCAATCCCCTGCCCGTTTCGCCGAACGTGTGATGGTCATTCACCCAAAACAAAAAGCCCGGCGCGAACGCCGGGCTTTTCATCATCCCACCAGATCCGGTCAGCTGCCGAGCGTGCGGTTCAGCAGGTCGGCGGCGCGGTAGCCGGCGAGGACCACGCGCTGCTCGGCGAGGTTCCACGCGTACGGCAGGTAGCGGTCGGGCGCGCGCTCGTTGCGCACCAGCCACGCGGGATACGCGCTCTGCGCCACGCGGAACCCCTCGTGCGACCACGTCTCGAACTGCCCGGGAAGCATGCGGGCGGCAAAGCGCGACCGCGGCCACTCCGCCTGCAGGCGGCGGGAAATGCTCCCCACGTAATCCGACTCGCTGCGGTCGTCCATGGCCCACGGAACCGCGTGCCCCACCAGCGAATCCCAGTAGCCGTGCAGGTTGTTGTACGGATAGATCCCGCCCAGGCGGAAGTCGTTTCCGCCGCGGTCGCCCGCCGTGTCCTGCGCGGTGATGCGGGCGTTGTTGTGCAGCGGCTGGTGGCCGTCGCCCACCAGGTGCAGCGCCCAGGCAAGGTCGATGGACTTGGCGCTGTCGGGAACCGATGCGTTGCCCAGCTCGCCCGCGATGCGCTGCGCCTGGTCGATCAGCTGCCCGGCGCGGGGGATGTCGGTGCGGTCCACGGGGCGGCCGTCCGGGCCCACCTGCCAGAAGAAGTTGACGTAGTGCCAGTCCGAGTGCGCGTACACGGAGTTGGGCATTCCGCGGCTGCGAATCAGATCCGGCCACACGGCGGACATTACGAACCAGTCGCGCACCCGCTCCTCCTGCGTGCCTTCCGCCGGCATCAGCGCGCCCAGGCCCGTAAGCGGCGGCGCGGCCTGCAGAATCTGCACGGCGCGGGCGCGGGCGGCGGGCGTCATGTTGTCCCACGCAATTCGCGCCACCACGCGGTGGCCCAGCTCGTCCCAGGCGTGCGCCGGCGTGGTCCACAGCGCGCAGAACGCGAGGGCGAGGGCAAGAATTCGTGCTTTCATCAGATGCATCCAGATCGGTTTGATGACAACGGGCTCGCGGCCCGCCCCAAAGATCCACGCGAGCCCCGCCCGCGTCAAATCGGCATCCATCCCGCATCGATTCACGACACGGAGCGCGCAGCATCTCCCCCCAGATCCGCAATCCTCGGACAGGACGCTCCGATCCCTCCGTTCCGCTCCCCGCGTACCTCTCCGTTCAACCTCCGCGCCCCCCGCGTGAAACATCATGCTTTCCGGCACAACGAAAACGTAAGGCGCACACGGTCACTCCGCCTGCTCGTCGTCGCGCGCGGAGCGGCGACGGCGTACGTGGTCCAGCGTGCGGCGGGTGGCGTCAAGCGTCTGCCGGGTGGCGTCAAGCGTCTGCCGGGTGCGCTCCACGATGCCGGGGGCGGAGGCCGGAGCCATCTCCCGCAGCCCCGCCTGCCCGATCTCCTCCGCGCGCTGCAGCAGCCGGCCGAGCACGCCCAGGGACTGCACCGTCAGCGCGTCGTCTGCCACGCCGCGCTGCACGGCGGCGTTCACCTCTTCCCCCAGGATCTGGTACTCGCGCCGCAGCGCCTGCGCAGTCCATCCCAGACGCGCGCGCTGCTCGCCGTGCCGCTCCGACATCATCCGCTGAAACTCGGAGCCGTCGCGCAGCAGCACGCTTTCCAGCGGCGTTTCATCCGCCTCCTCCATCACCACCAGCGTCTGCGCCATGTCGGCCAGCAGCGCGGCCATGTGGTCCTCCAGTTCCACGCGCGCCAGCCCGTCCGCGTGGGGGAGCGCGGGATCGTCGCGCATGCGGCCCACGTAGCTGCGCATCACGCGGTCCAGGTCCGCCTGCAGCGCCTCGCCCGCGCGGGCCAGTCCGCGCGCGGGGACGGCGCCCGCGGCCGGATCGCGCGCGGGGAGCCAGAGGGTGAACGCGGCGCCCTGCCCCGGCGCGCTGCGCAGCGTAAGGTCGCCGCCCATCAGCCGGGCGAACTCGCGGCTGATGGTAAGCCCCAGCCCGGTGCCGCCGTGGGTGCGCGTGCGCCCCGTCTCTGCCTGCACGAAGGGGAGAAAGACGGATTCCAGCTGTTCCGGCGCGATTCCCACCCCGTTGTCGCGGACGCGGAAAAAGGTCCACGGTCCAGATCCCGCCAGCCGCGCGCCCGCGTCGGGCGCCTCCGCCGTCCCCGCATCCACCACAACCTCCC of Longimicrobium terrae contains these proteins:
- a CDS encoding S1/P1 nuclease, whose amino-acid sequence is MKARILALALAFCALWTTPAHAWDELGHRVVARIAWDNMTPAARARAVQILQAAPPLTGLGALMPAEGTQEERVRDWFVMSAVWPDLIRSRGMPNSVYAHSDWHYVNFFWQVGPDGRPVDRTDIPRAGQLIDQAQRIAGELGNASVPDSAKSIDLAWALHLVGDGHQPLHNNARITAQDTAGDRGGNDFRLGGIYPYNNLHGYWDSLVGHAVPWAMDDRSESDYVGSISRRLQAEWPRSRFAARMLPGQFETWSHEGFRVAQSAYPAWLVRNERAPDRYLPYAWNLAEQRVVLAGYRAADLLNRTLGS